One genomic region from Sulfurimonas sp. encodes:
- the metE gene encoding 5-methyltetrahydropteroyltriglutamate--homocysteine S-methyltransferase: MSKNYIVGFPRIGEQRELKRVLENFWAKNCSFIEVQKVASKLKKRHWNYQKDAGIDFISSNDFSLYDNMLDTAIILGAIPKRFKNLNNEDLYFSMARGNKDCVAMEMTKWFNTNYHYIVPELSLEDTYKLNASKIINEYYEAKELGIKTKINLIGPITFLGLSKRVDRGDTYELFNKILAVYEDLLKEISKLDEYITIQMDEPIFVRDNEIKTLSLIKPTYDRLANINKNINIVVTTYFEHSNEATKILVNTPIWALGLDFLHGHENLKSLELISNSNKKLIAGVVDGRNIWKNDTKNTNKLLESIAQNVEKKNIIISSSCSLLHTPFTLKYEEKLDKEIKNWLSYAVEKLDEISLVTKLFFDGLDSLNATNKDALDLNIRANKSRKTSTLIHDKVVQERVTYYTKLQRDGRYEDRIKLQKEILGYKDLATTTIGSFPQTPEVRKARREFKNADISYENYEKQMKDYIDDCIAFQEECGIEVLVHGEPERNDMVEYFGEQLKGYGFSQNGWVQSYGSRCVKPPFIYGDISRPKAMTVDWITYAQSKTKRIMKGMLTGPVTILNWSFVRDDMPKDEVSKQIAVALSDEIDDLQKAGIKIIQVDEAAFKEGYPLRDKKIKIYEAWAVRDFKISVSSAKKETQIHTHMCYSEFNDIIQTIENMDADVISIETARSGNELLKIFKKVGYKQEVGPGVYDIHSPRIPSINTIVHQIKLLLEVLPKEQLWINPDCGLKTRKWSEVKPSLKNMVEAVKIIRANLK, from the coding sequence ATGTCAAAAAATTACATCGTAGGATTTCCAAGAATTGGAGAACAAAGAGAATTAAAAAGAGTATTAGAGAATTTTTGGGCTAAAAATTGCTCATTTATTGAAGTACAAAAAGTAGCAAGTAAACTTAAAAAAAGACACTGGAACTATCAAAAAGATGCTGGTATAGACTTTATCAGTTCAAATGATTTTTCACTTTATGACAATATGCTAGATACTGCAATTATCTTAGGTGCAATTCCAAAAAGATTTAAAAATCTAAATAATGAAGACCTGTATTTTTCCATGGCTAGAGGGAATAAAGATTGTGTTGCTATGGAAATGACAAAGTGGTTTAATACTAACTATCATTATATAGTGCCGGAACTATCACTTGAAGATACTTATAAACTAAATGCTTCAAAGATTATCAATGAGTATTACGAAGCAAAAGAATTAGGTATAAAAACCAAGATAAATCTAATTGGACCTATAACATTTTTAGGTCTCTCTAAAAGAGTTGATAGAGGTGACACTTATGAGTTGTTTAACAAAATCTTAGCAGTTTATGAAGACCTCTTAAAGGAGATTTCAAAACTTGATGAGTATATTACTATACAAATGGATGAACCAATATTTGTAAGAGATAATGAAATAAAAACATTAAGTCTTATCAAACCAACTTATGACAGACTAGCAAATATTAATAAAAATATAAATATAGTTGTAACTACATATTTTGAACACTCAAATGAAGCCACAAAAATTTTAGTTAATACCCCCATTTGGGCATTAGGACTTGATTTTTTGCATGGGCATGAAAATCTAAAATCTCTTGAATTGATTTCTAATAGCAACAAGAAGCTAATTGCGGGTGTAGTTGATGGTAGAAATATTTGGAAAAATGATACTAAAAATACAAACAAGCTTTTAGAGAGTATTGCTCAAAATGTAGAGAAGAAAAATATTATAATTAGTTCATCTTGTAGCCTTTTGCATACCCCTTTTACACTAAAGTATGAAGAGAAACTTGATAAAGAAATTAAAAACTGGTTGAGTTATGCAGTAGAAAAACTTGATGAAATTTCACTTGTCACAAAACTATTTTTTGATGGTTTAGATAGTTTAAATGCAACAAACAAAGACGCATTAGATTTAAATATAAGAGCTAATAAAAGTAGAAAAACTTCTACTCTTATTCATGACAAAGTTGTACAAGAGAGAGTAACATATTATACTAAACTTCAAAGAGATGGCAGATATGAAGATAGAATCAAACTTCAAAAAGAGATTTTGGGATATAAAGATTTAGCTACTACAACTATAGGTTCATTCCCTCAAACACCTGAGGTGAGAAAAGCTAGAAGAGAGTTTAAAAATGCTGATATTTCTTATGAAAATTATGAAAAACAAATGAAAGATTACATAGATGATTGTATAGCTTTTCAAGAAGAGTGTGGTATAGAAGTTTTAGTCCATGGTGAACCTGAAAGAAATGATATGGTTGAATACTTTGGGGAACAATTAAAGGGATATGGATTTTCTCAAAATGGTTGGGTACAGAGCTATGGCAGTAGATGTGTTAAACCACCATTTATATATGGAGATATCAGTCGTCCAAAGGCTATGACCGTTGATTGGATAACTTATGCACAAAGTAAAACTAAAAGAATAATGAAAGGGATGCTAACAGGTCCGGTAACCATTTTAAACTGGTCATTTGTAAGAGATGACATGCCTAAAGATGAAGTTTCAAAACAAATAGCTGTAGCTCTAAGTGATGAGATAGATGATTTACAAAAAGCAGGAATAAAAATCATACAAGTTGATGAGGCAGCATTTAAAGAGGGTTATCCATTAAGAGATAAAAAGATAAAAATTTATGAAGCATGGGCTGTCAGAGACTTTAAAATATCTGTAAGTAGCGCAAAAAAAGAAACTCAAATCCATACTCACATGTGTTATAGCGAGTTTAATGATATCATCCAAACTATAGAAAATATGGATGCAGATGTTATCTCGATAGAAACTGCAAGAAGTGGAAATGAACTCTTAAAAATATTCAAAAAAGTTGGCTATAAGCAAGAAGTTGGTCCCGGAGTTTATGACATTCACTCTCCAAGAATACCAAGTATAAATACAATTGTCCATCAGATAAAACTATTACTTGAAGTTTTACCAAAAGAACAACTTTGGATTAATCCAGATTGTGGTTTAAAAACTAGAAAATGGAGTGAAGTAAAACCAAGTTTAAAAAATATGGTTGAGGCAGTTAAAATAATTAGAGCTAATCTTAAATAG
- the lysS gene encoding lysine--tRNA ligase, with product MAFENKFIQQRIQKAQLLRDAGFNPYSNDSKRNTTVEKYLNVNSDIEEKENKRDENRHYIVSGRIKLLRIMGKASFAKIEDESGMLQIYVARDNLPEGFYNTIFKKNIEVGDIIEVSGYPFITGKGELSLHATELKLLTKAIAPLPEKFHGVTDKEIRYRKRYLDLIMNSEVRKTFHTRSRVISLTRRFFEDKGFLEVETPMMHPIAGGANAKPFVTHHNALGIDRFLRIAPELYLKRLIVGGFEAVFEINRNFRNEGMDATHNPEFTSIEFYWAYKTYKDLIEITKEYFQYLFEHLNLPSMLPYGDMEVNFENFREIPLIESLTTIGDVPKEITNDKEKIVNFLKSKNINVKPNLNLGQLQGELFDEFVEEKLIDPTFITEYPVEISPLARRSDDNPDITERFELFIAGREIANAFSELNDPIDQYERFKGQVDAKEAGDDEAHEMDEDFIDALSYGMAPTAGQGIGIDRLVMLLTNQHSIRDVLLFPAMKPIHNEEKQEEK from the coding sequence TTGGCTTTTGAAAATAAATTTATACAACAAAGAATCCAAAAAGCACAGCTTCTTAGAGATGCTGGTTTTAACCCATATTCAAATGATTCTAAAAGAAACACAACTGTTGAAAAATATCTAAATGTAAACTCTGACATAGAAGAAAAAGAAAATAAAAGAGATGAAAATCGCCACTACATCGTAAGTGGAAGAATAAAATTGTTAAGAATTATGGGGAAAGCTAGTTTTGCTAAAATCGAAGATGAGAGTGGTATGCTTCAAATTTATGTAGCAAGAGATAACCTTCCTGAAGGTTTTTACAACACAATTTTTAAAAAAAATATTGAAGTTGGAGATATTATTGAAGTTAGTGGTTACCCATTTATAACTGGTAAAGGGGAACTTTCACTTCATGCTACTGAGTTAAAACTTTTAACAAAAGCAATCGCTCCACTTCCTGAAAAGTTTCATGGTGTAACAGACAAAGAGATTAGATACAGAAAAAGATACTTAGATCTTATTATGAACTCTGAAGTTCGTAAAACTTTTCATACGCGTTCACGCGTCATCTCTCTTACAAGACGATTTTTTGAAGATAAAGGCTTTTTAGAAGTTGAAACTCCAATGATGCATCCAATAGCTGGTGGAGCTAACGCAAAACCTTTTGTAACACATCATAATGCACTTGGAATCGATAGATTTTTAAGAATTGCACCTGAACTTTATTTAAAACGACTTATTGTTGGTGGGTTTGAAGCAGTATTTGAGATAAATAGAAACTTTAGAAATGAAGGTATGGATGCTACACATAATCCTGAATTTACTTCTATAGAGTTTTACTGGGCATATAAAACTTACAAAGATTTAATAGAAATAACAAAAGAGTATTTTCAATACCTTTTTGAGCATCTAAACCTTCCATCAATGCTTCCTTATGGAGATATGGAAGTAAACTTTGAAAACTTTAGAGAGATTCCACTGATAGAATCACTTACTACTATTGGCGATGTTCCTAAAGAAATCACTAATGACAAAGAAAAAATAGTTAACTTTTTAAAATCTAAAAACATAAATGTCAAACCAAACCTAAACTTAGGACAACTTCAAGGTGAACTTTTTGATGAGTTTGTAGAAGAAAAACTAATAGACCCTACTTTTATAACAGAGTATCCTGTTGAAATTTCTCCACTTGCTAGAAGAAGTGATGATAACCCCGATATTACTGAAAGATTTGAACTTTTTATAGCAGGTCGCGAAATAGCAAATGCATTTTCTGAGTTAAATGACCCAATAGACCAATATGAAAGATTTAAAGGTCAAGTAGATGCTAAAGAAGCTGGAGATGATGAAGCACATGAAATGGATGAAGATTTCATAGATGCACTAAGCTATGGAATGGCACCAACAGCAGGACAAGGCATCGGAATAGATAGACTTGTTATGCTTTTAACAAACCAGCATTCTATAAGAGATGTTTTATTGTTCCCTGCAATGAAACCAATACACAATGAAGAAAAACAAGAAGAAAAATAA
- a CDS encoding Fur family transcriptional regulator, whose translation MSNVITNFNQRTIEYEQLLIDFKALLKKNSLKFTIQREVILETLYDSDEHLTPESLHKLIQEKFPDLKTGIATVYRTLSLLEDSDMVTSLSFGAQGKKYELGAKNHHDHLICMECGDITEFVDEQIEGRQEHIARELGFKIKDHSMQIYGNCKSCQEKQINK comes from the coding sequence ATGTCTAATGTCATAACTAACTTTAATCAAAGAACTATTGAGTATGAGCAGCTTTTAATTGACTTTAAAGCACTGCTAAAGAAAAACTCTCTTAAGTTTACAATACAGCGAGAAGTAATTTTAGAAACTCTTTATGATTCTGATGAACATTTAACACCAGAATCTTTACATAAGCTTATACAAGAGAAATTTCCAGACTTAAAAACTGGTATCGCAACTGTATATAGAACTCTATCTCTACTAGAAGACTCAGATATGGTCACATCTTTATCTTTTGGTGCTCAAGGGAAAAAGTATGAACTTGGGGCTAAAAATCATCATGACCATCTTATATGTATGGAATGTGGAGATATAACTGAGTTTGTTGATGAGCAAATCGAAGGTAGGCAAGAACATATAGCCCGTGAACTTGGCTTTAAGATAAAAGATCACTCGATGCAAATTTATGGTAACTGTAAATCATGTCAAGAAAAACAAATAAACAAATAA
- a CDS encoding CvpA family protein: MELNYFDLVASVIILLLGLKGILNGFFKEVFGLIGIVGGIFVASRVGDTVGKALSDMIFNFDNNSAISFTGFLFTLAVFWLFMIGIGLIFKKLSLLSGLGIFDRILGFVFGASKFFLIAAVIAHAAYNIKAVKNAIDSSIETSFLFPVLVSTGKFVMKIDPVKISDDINKSIDKVSDKVQESVKTSTQKIVEKTKKEIKSKMKEKM; this comes from the coding sequence ATGGAATTAAATTATTTTGACTTAGTAGCCTCGGTAATTATTTTATTACTTGGTCTAAAAGGTATTCTTAATGGATTTTTTAAAGAGGTCTTTGGATTAATTGGTATCGTTGGTGGTATCTTTGTAGCATCTAGAGTTGGCGATACAGTTGGTAAAGCGTTAAGTGATATGATTTTTAATTTTGATAACAATAGTGCTATCAGTTTTACAGGTTTTTTATTTACTTTAGCAGTTTTTTGGCTCTTTATGATTGGCATTGGTTTAATCTTTAAAAAGTTAAGTTTACTAAGTGGTCTTGGCATATTTGACAGAATTTTAGGTTTTGTTTTTGGTGCAAGTAAGTTTTTTCTTATTGCTGCTGTAATCGCTCATGCTGCATATAATATAAAAGCTGTCAAAAATGCGATAGACTCAAGTATAGAAACTAGCTTCTTGTTTCCTGTTCTTGTTAGTACAGGAAAGTTTGTAATGAAAATAGACCCTGTTAAAATCAGTGATGATATAAACAAGTCCATAGATAAAGTAAGTGATAAAGTTCAAGAGAGCGTAAAAACATCAACTCAAAAAATAGTTGAAAAAACAAAAAAAGAAATTAAATCAAAAATGAAGGAGAAAATGTAA
- a CDS encoding GGDEF domain-containing protein → MQKNELISISNEMCKELSLLINQEEEGNKEKVANFLLESAQIIMNLKEEKINEEGFTQSLFSNAYKDIATQSLSSYADTNEKIQKLTRLHEKTLSECHEQHIDLPSLTSKFDEIQTHMSDEVKKANEIITELISKVKTLEEKSNLDSLTKIYNRRALSTYLNKVCSNKKLSYEFHLLMLDIDDFKTVNDRYGHVTGDKVLIFIANILRQTLREGDKVFRYGGEEFIIILNRIDNEHCRLIIDRLLYLIRKNKLIYKKDSLGITTSIGVANYKNGDTPDSLIARADKALYKAKSNGKNQMFGI, encoded by the coding sequence ATGCAAAAAAATGAACTTATCTCTATTTCAAATGAAATGTGCAAAGAGTTATCACTGTTGATAAACCAAGAAGAAGAAGGCAACAAAGAAAAAGTTGCAAATTTTCTTTTAGAATCAGCTCAAATAATAATGAATTTAAAAGAAGAAAAAATAAACGAAGAAGGATTTACTCAATCTTTATTTTCAAATGCTTATAAAGACATTGCTACACAAAGTTTATCTTCATATGCTGATACAAATGAAAAAATTCAAAAACTAACAAGACTACATGAAAAAACTCTCTCTGAGTGCCATGAACAACATATAGATTTACCTTCACTTACAAGTAAATTTGATGAAATTCAAACTCATATGAGTGATGAAGTTAAAAAAGCAAATGAAATCATTACAGAGTTAATCTCAAAAGTTAAAACACTAGAAGAAAAATCAAACTTAGACTCACTAACTAAAATTTACAACAGACGAGCTTTATCTACTTACTTAAACAAAGTTTGTTCAAATAAAAAACTATCTTACGAATTTCACTTGTTGATGCTTGATATTGATGATTTTAAAACAGTAAATGACAGATATGGACATGTTACTGGAGATAAAGTCTTAATCTTTATAGCAAATATTCTTAGACAAACACTAAGAGAGGGTGACAAAGTTTTTAGATATGGAGGAGAAGAATTTATCATAATACTCAATCGCATAGATAATGAACATTGTAGGTTGATTATAGATAGGCTTCTTTATTTAATCAGAAAAAATAAGCTTATTTACAAAAAAGACAGTTTAGGCATTACTACAAGCATCGGAGTTGCTAACTACAAAAATGGGGACACTCCTGATAGTTTAATAGCTAGAGCAGACAAGGCTCTTTACAAAGCCAAATCAAATGGCAAAAATCAAATGTTTGGGATATAA
- a CDS encoding class II 3-deoxy-7-phosphoheptulonate synthase, with translation MSIWSPTSWREKPILQQPTYPNKDDLNKVLKELENYPPLVFAGEAKRLREQLGDAAQGKAFLLQGGDCAESFSEFHADNIRDTFKALMQMAVVMTYAGGVPVIKVGRLGGQFAKPRSSNTEIFDGVELDSYRGDIINGVEFTKEARVPDPKRMIRAYNQASATQNLLRAFATGGMADLHQVHSWNLDFAHKSEVSAQYEKLAQDIENSLKFMQACGITSKTYRNLRETDFYTSHEALLLPYEEAFTRRDSISGDWYDTSAHMLWIGDRTRQLDGAHVEYLRGVQNPIGVKAGPTMDPEDLIKLCQTLNPNNEAGRLNVIVRMGANKVGEGMPKLIRAVEKEGMKVVWSCDPMHGNTIKSSNNYKTRPVDAILTEMKQFFQVHKAEGTIAGGVHLEMTGKNVTECIGGSFTVTEEDLSSRYHTHCDPRLNADQSLELAFLIADTLKESKR, from the coding sequence ATGAGTATTTGGAGTCCTACAAGTTGGAGAGAAAAACCGATTTTACAACAACCGACTTATCCAAACAAAGATGATTTAAATAAAGTTTTAAAAGAGTTAGAAAACTATCCTCCACTTGTTTTTGCGGGAGAAGCAAAAAGACTTAGAGAGCAGTTAGGTGACGCGGCCCAAGGAAAAGCTTTTTTACTTCAAGGTGGAGATTGTGCTGAGAGTTTTAGTGAATTTCACGCAGATAACATACGAGATACATTTAAAGCTTTAATGCAAATGGCTGTTGTTATGACTTATGCAGGTGGAGTTCCAGTGATAAAAGTTGGTCGTCTTGGTGGTCAGTTTGCAAAGCCTCGTTCATCAAACACAGAAATATTTGATGGTGTTGAACTTGACTCTTATCGTGGTGATATTATAAATGGTGTAGAGTTTACAAAAGAAGCTCGTGTTCCAGATCCAAAAAGAATGATAAGAGCTTACAACCAAGCATCTGCTACTCAAAATTTACTTCGTGCTTTTGCAACAGGTGGAATGGCGGATTTACATCAAGTACATAGCTGGAACTTAGACTTTGCACATAAAAGTGAAGTAAGCGCTCAGTATGAAAAACTAGCTCAAGATATAGAAAACTCTTTGAAGTTTATGCAAGCTTGTGGAATTACATCTAAAACTTACAGAAACTTAAGAGAAACAGATTTTTATACATCACATGAAGCACTTTTGCTTCCATACGAAGAGGCTTTTACTAGAAGAGATTCTATTAGCGGGGACTGGTATGATACTTCTGCTCACATGTTATGGATAGGAGATAGAACTCGTCAATTAGATGGTGCTCATGTTGAGTATTTACGCGGTGTTCAAAATCCTATTGGTGTTAAAGCAGGACCTACTATGGACCCTGAAGATTTGATTAAACTTTGTCAAACATTAAATCCAAATAATGAAGCTGGTCGTTTAAATGTTATAGTTAGAATGGGTGCAAATAAAGTTGGCGAAGGTATGCCAAAACTTATACGGGCAGTTGAAAAAGAAGGTATGAAAGTTGTTTGGTCTTGTGACCCAATGCATGGCAATACTATAAAATCTTCAAACAACTACAAAACTCGTCCAGTAGATGCAATACTAACAGAAATGAAACAGTTTTTTCAAGTTCATAAAGCTGAGGGAACTATCGCTGGTGGTGTGCATCTAGAGATGACAGGTAAAAATGTTACTGAGTGTATTGGTGGTTCATTTACTGTAACAGAAGAAGATTTAAGTTCTCGTTATCATACTCACTGTGACCCAAGACTAAATGCAGACCAGTCTTTAGAGTTGGCATTTTTAATAGCAGATACTTTAAAAGAATCAAAAAGATAG
- a CDS encoding ABC-F family ATP-binding cassette domain-containing protein yields the protein MALIDLQNISKHYSAQKILTEVNFHVDEGERIVIIGKNGSGKSTLMKIVNGTLTQDSGNRITKNNLEIKMLDQRPNFKEGQSVREAVEDGLKELNDAKNKYNELSLKLADDFDNKKLLDEHENLSRYIEHHNAWNLDDKVERIINHFDLKQYEDKPLILLSGGEQRRVALASLLLQKPDILLLDEPTNHLDVYMVEFLEELILKEKFTLIFISHDRYFIDRIATKSIEVEDCTLREYKGGYSDYLTQKSEHIRTLQKQHDNLLDILKRENAWFARGVRARLKRNEGRKDRLMSLREDAKTNPAKIRKMSIELQREDKHFNRDKSINKQKMLFEVENLYLTLGSKELLKDFTTRILQKDVIAIVGPNGSGKSTLLRAILGRLEPTSGKIKQGEFNIGYFDQHREMLDDDKNLMETFCPHGGDRVSVRGKDMHVYGYLKNFLFPREFLEKKVGILSGGEKNRIALALLFTKDVDILILDEPTNDLDIPTINILEEQLTNFSGAVIIVSHDRYFVDKIAKKLFIFKSDKHIEESYKQYSEYLEIEKEVQELAIMERESSKTKEIKIIKEKPKTAKLTFKEKMALESLPAEIDALEKKIEKMNECLANPKCYEDKGITQLALELKELEETYESKIETLLSIEEKEEKIELCKTLSF from the coding sequence ATGGCACTAATAGACCTACAAAATATCTCAAAACATTACTCCGCTCAAAAGATACTCACAGAGGTTAACTTTCATGTTGATGAGGGTGAACGCATCGTTATTATTGGTAAAAATGGTAGTGGCAAATCAACCTTGATGAAAATTGTAAATGGAACATTAACTCAAGATTCTGGGAACAGAATCACTAAAAATAATCTAGAAATAAAAATGCTAGACCAAAGACCTAACTTTAAAGAGGGACAAAGTGTTCGGGAAGCTGTTGAAGATGGACTAAAAGAGTTAAACGATGCAAAGAACAAATACAATGAACTCTCATTAAAACTAGCCGATGATTTTGACAATAAAAAACTTCTTGATGAGCATGAAAATTTATCTCGTTACATTGAGCATCATAATGCTTGGAATTTAGATGACAAAGTAGAGAGAATTATTAATCATTTTGATTTAAAACAGTATGAAGACAAACCCTTAATCCTTCTGAGTGGCGGAGAACAAAGACGAGTTGCTCTTGCTTCTTTACTCTTACAAAAACCTGATATACTACTTCTTGATGAACCTACAAATCATTTAGATGTATATATGGTTGAATTTTTGGAAGAGTTGATTTTAAAAGAAAAATTCACCCTTATATTCATCTCACATGATAGATATTTTATAGATAGAATTGCTACTAAAAGTATAGAAGTTGAAGATTGTACTTTACGAGAATACAAAGGTGGTTATAGTGATTACCTAACACAAAAATCAGAACATATAAGAACTCTTCAAAAACAACATGATAATCTTCTTGACATTTTAAAAAGAGAAAATGCTTGGTTTGCAAGAGGAGTGAGGGCAAGGCTTAAAAGAAATGAAGGTAGAAAAGACAGACTTATGAGTCTTAGAGAAGATGCTAAAACTAATCCTGCAAAAATAAGAAAAATGTCTATTGAACTTCAACGAGAAGATAAACATTTTAACCGAGACAAAAGCATAAACAAGCAAAAAATGCTCTTTGAAGTAGAAAACTTATATCTAACGCTAGGAAGCAAAGAACTTTTAAAAGACTTCACAACTCGCATACTTCAAAAAGATGTTATAGCCATAGTTGGACCAAATGGAAGTGGCAAATCTACACTACTAAGAGCTATACTTGGACGGCTTGAGCCAACAAGTGGAAAGATAAAACAAGGAGAGTTTAACATAGGTTACTTTGACCAACATAGAGAGATGCTAGATGATGATAAAAATCTTATGGAAACATTTTGTCCTCATGGTGGAGATAGAGTAAGCGTTCGTGGAAAAGATATGCATGTATATGGTTATCTTAAAAACTTTTTATTTCCTAGAGAATTTTTAGAAAAAAAAGTTGGTATTTTAAGTGGTGGTGAAAAAAATCGTATTGCTTTAGCTCTTCTTTTTACAAAAGATGTAGATATTCTCATACTTGATGAGCCTACAAATGATTTAGATATTCCAACTATAAATATTTTAGAAGAACAATTAACAAACTTTAGTGGTGCGGTAATCATTGTAAGTCATGATAGATATTTTGTAGATAAAATTGCAAAAAAATTATTTATTTTTAAAAGTGATAAACATATAGAAGAGTCTTATAAACAGTATTCAGAGTACTTAGAGATTGAAAAAGAAGTTCAAGAACTAGCTATTATGGAGCGTGAAAGCAGTAAAACTAAAGAAATTAAAATCATAAAAGAAAAACCTAAAACTGCAAAACTAACATTTAAAGAAAAAATGGCTCTTGAGAGTTTACCAGCAGAAATAGATGCTCTTGAAAAAAAAATAGAGAAAATGAATGAATGCTTAGCAAATCCAAAATGTTATGAAGACAAAGGGATAACACAACTAGCACTTGAACTCAAAGAGCTTGAAGAAACTTATGAATCAAAAATCGAAACTCTTTTATCGATAGAGGAAAAAGAAGAAAAGATAGAGCTTTGTAAAACTCTATCTTTTTGA
- a CDS encoding AEC family transporter, with protein sequence MENFALIFVAMLIGYIINKQDIFPKDTPIILNQFILYISLPALVLLKIPQLTFSFEIIIPVIIAWIVMGISAVAVLSLCKIMNFSKEVTGALMLVAVLGNTSFVGIPVIQAYLGDSALPYVVMYDQLGSFIALATYGTFIAAYYSSEESVDVKVIAKKIITFPPFLFLIISMFFIGRTFNPVVISVLESLASTIVPLALVAVGLQLRFKLPPHDIKPFISALSVKLILSPLIAIGVVTIFSWQGKAALVSIMEAGMGPMITAGAVASMAGLAPRLSSAIVGYGILISFLTTWILHNYIT encoded by the coding sequence ATGGAAAATTTTGCGTTAATTTTTGTAGCAATGTTGATAGGTTATATTATAAATAAACAAGATATTTTCCCTAAAGACACACCTATAATTTTAAATCAATTTATTTTATATATTTCTTTACCAGCTTTGGTTTTACTTAAAATTCCACAACTTACTTTTTCTTTTGAGATTATTATTCCTGTTATTATTGCGTGGATTGTTATGGGGATTAGTGCTGTTGCAGTTTTATCTTTATGTAAAATAATGAACTTTTCTAAAGAAGTTACAGGTGCTTTAATGCTTGTAGCAGTTTTAGGAAATACTTCTTTTGTTGGTATTCCTGTCATTCAAGCATATCTTGGTGATAGTGCTCTTCCATATGTTGTTATGTATGATCAGTTAGGCTCATTTATTGCACTTGCAACCTATGGTACTTTTATTGCAGCTTATTATTCTAGTGAAGAGAGTGTAGATGTTAAAGTGATTGCTAAAAAAATTATTACCTTCCCTCCCTTTTTGTTTCTTATAATATCAATGTTTTTTATAGGAAGAACATTTAACCCAGTTGTTATAAGTGTTTTAGAATCTTTAGCAAGTACAATTGTACCTTTAGCATTGGTTGCGGTTGGTTTACAGCTTAGATTTAAATTACCACCTCATGATATTAAACCATTTATTAGTGCTCTTAGTGTTAAGTTGATTTTATCTCCTCTTATAGCTATTGGAGTAGTTACGATTTTTTCATGGCAAGGAAAAGCTGCTTTAGTTTCTATTATGGAAGCAGGTATGGGACCTATGATTACTGCAGGTGCAGTGGCATCTATGGCTGGTTTAGCTCCAAGACTTAGTTCTGCTATTGTTGGATATGGGATATTAATATCTTTTTTGACTACTTGGATTTTACATAATTATATAACTTAA